The following proteins come from a genomic window of Coffea arabica cultivar ET-39 chromosome 11c, Coffea Arabica ET-39 HiFi, whole genome shotgun sequence:
- the LOC113716581 gene encoding putative pectinesterase/pectinesterase inhibitor 24, protein MASLNPYGKVSEADQERLLARRKTRKRITIIALSSVVLVAVVVAAVFGGVSHTNKGTSSTDDQSSISTTIKAACSVTLYPDSCYNSLSPLIKSGNIKPQDIFKLSVEVALNELSRASQAAVDKLNVTDKMALAALESCQELLSLALDHLNSSLTVQDTTLLEAFDGFRTWLSSAGTYQQTCIDDLRAAAPGLNLSDHVSEKLRNSTEYTSNSLAIVSSLESSVASIGNLGSIGRRLLSSFNHEQEPFWLSSVDRKLLQTTASQIKADAVVAKDGSGKYKTIDAALKAVPEKSKKRFVIYVKKGIYVENVRVEKNMWNVVMIGDGMNATIVSGRLNFVDGTPTFQSATFAVFGKGFIARDMGFQNTAGAAKHQAVALMSTADESVFYRCAMDAFQDTLYANSNRQFYRECSIYGTVDFIFGNAAVVLQNCNILPRKPMLGQQNTITAQGKIDPNQNTGISIHNCTIWPSGNLTGVNTFLGRPWKNYSTTVYMQTTMGNLIHPKGWLPWVGTSAPDTIFYVEYQNNGPGAVIKNRVKWKGLKPNLNAKQVGKFAVKSFISGDKWLPAAGVTYKSSL, encoded by the exons ATGGCCTCTCTCAACCCCTATGGCAAAGTCAGTGAAGCTGATCAAGAGAGGCTCCTGGCTCGCCGGAAAACACGGAAGAGAATCACCATTATTGCCTTGTCTTCCGTTGTTCTCGTTGCTGTTGTCGTTGCTGCTGTTTTTGGAGGCGTATCTCACACTAACAAGGGCACCAGCAGTACTGATGATCAGTCATCTATTTCCACCACCATCAAGGCTGCCTGCAGTGTAACTTTGTATCCTGATTCCTGCTACAACAGCCTCTCTCCCCTGATTAAGTCCGGCAACATTAAGCCTCAAGATATCTTCAAATTGTCCGTTGAGGTCGCCTTAAATGAGCTCTCCAGAGCATCTCAGGCTGCAGTTGATAAGCTCAATGTCACAGACAAAATGGCCCTTGCGGCACTTGAAAGTTGCCAAGAGCTACTTTCTCTTGCATTGGATCATCTCAACAGCTCGTTAACGGTTCAGGACACTACGTTGCTTGAGGCTTTCGATGGTTTCAGAACCTGGCTAAGTTCTGCAGGTACTTACCAGCAGACTTGCATCGACGATTTACGTGCTGCAGCACCTGGATTGAACTTGAGCGATCATGTCTCTGAGAAACTGAGAAACTCCACCGAGTACACGAGCAACAGTCTTGCTATAGTCAGCTCGCTCGAGTCTTCGGTAGCATCAATCGGGAATCTGGGCTCCATTGGACGACGTCTGCTGAGTTCTTTCAATCATGAACAAGAACCATTCTGGTTGTCGTCCGTTGACAGAAAACTTCTCCAGACTACAGCTTCACAAATAAAGGCTGATGCTGTGGTGGCTAAAGATGGTTCGGGAAAGTACAAAACAATCGATGCAGCCCTTAAAGCCGTGCCTGAAAAGAGTAAGAAGAGGTTTGTGATCTATGTGAAGAAAGGGATTTACGTGGAAAATGTAAGGGTTGAGAAAAACATGTGGAACGTTGTCATGATTGGCGATGGAATGAATGCTACTATTGTATCTGGCAGACTCAATTTTGTGGATGGAACTCCTACCTTTCAATCCGCAACATTTG CCGTATTTGGCAAGGGTTTCATCGCTCGGGATATGGGATTCCAAAATACTGCAGGTGCAGCCAAGCATCAAGCTGTGGCACTGATGTCAACTGCGGACGAGTCAGTTTTCTACCGCTGCGCCATGGATGCATTCCAAGACACCCTCTACGCTAATTCCAATCGTCAATTCTACCGCGAGTGCAGCATCTACGGAACAGTTGATTTCATCTTCGGAAACGCAGCCGTGGTTCTCCAGAACTGCAACATTCTTCCCAGGAAACCAATGCTCGGCCAGCAGAACACCATCACTGCTCAAGGGAAGATCGACCCTAATCAGAACACCGGCATTTCGATACACAACTGCACCATCTGGCCATCAGGGAACCTCACCGGGGTGAACACATTCTTGGGTCGACCTTGGAAAAACTATTCCACAACTGTTTATATGCAAACCACGATGGGCAATCTGATCCACCCGAAAGGATGGTTACCGTGGGTGGGAACTTCTGCACCGGACACCATATTCTATGTTGAGTATCAGAACAATGGCCCCGGGGCTGTCATCAAGAATAGGGTAAAGTGGAAGGGATTGAAGCCGAATCTGAATGCTAAACAAGTTGGCAAGTTCGCAGTGAAGTCGTTCATCAGCGGAGACAAGTGGCTTCCTGCAGCAGGTGTTACTTACAAATCAAGTCTTTAA